In Trueperaceae bacterium, the genomic stretch GACCGAGGCGTTGACGACCGGGTAGTAGCCGGTCAGCTTGTGCCACGAGACCATGTTCTCGGGGTTCGTCATGTAGAGGACGAAGTCGCGGGCGACCTCGAGTTCTTCGGTCGGGTGGCCGTCGGTCAGCCACACGCTGGCGCCGCCGATGACGACGCCGTTGCGGTCCACGCCGTCGGGGATCGGCAGCAGGCCGGTCTTGACGGCGAAGCCGTTGTCCGCCGCGGCGCGCGTGATGTTGCCGGCGTCGGCGGTGGAGGTGATGAAGAACACCGACTCCTGGTTCGCGAAGATCGCTTCGGAGCCGCCCCAGTCCTCGAGCGTCCCGGTGTAGCTGTACCAGCCGTTCTCGGCGAGGTCGCTCATGAACTGGCCGATGCGCAGCGCCGCTTCGCTGTCGAGCAGGAGTTCGGTGGCGCGGGCGTCGCGGCCGTTGCCGTTGTTCGCCAGCAGGGCGCCCTGCTCGCTCATCCACTGCTCGAACATCCAGCTGTGCAGCGGGAAGGTGAGGCAGTTCGCGTCGAGGCCGGCGCCGTCGATCGCTTCGCAGGCCGACAGCACCTCACCGAACGTCTCGGGGACGTCCTCGGGGTCGAGGCCCGCCTCGCTCATGAGGTCCTGGTTGGCGTAGATGATGGGGCTGGAGCTGTTGAACGGGATGGAGTTCACCTGCCCGTCCAGCGTGTAGTAGTTGATGACCGGCTCGATGTAGGCGTCCTCGTCGATGCCGCCGACCTCGCCGATCGGCTTGAAGATGCCGGAGTCGAGCGCCAGCTGGCTGCCGACCTCGAACAGCTGCACGAGGTGCGGCGGGGTGCCCTGGCGGGCGGCCAACGCGGCGGCCTCGAGCGTCTCGCGGTAGCTGCCCTTGCGCTCGCCGGAGACCTCGTAGTCCATGCCCTGCTCCTCGAGTTGGGCGTTGAACTCGTCGATGCGGTCCTCGATCCAGCCGGAGCGGGGCGCGTCGCTGAACGCGTACCAGAATTCGATCGTTTGGGCGGTCGCGACGCTGAACACGA encodes the following:
- a CDS encoding ABC transporter substrate-binding protein, whose amino-acid sequence is MKRILAMAVALVFSVATAQTIEFWYAFSDAPRSGWIEDRIDEFNAQLEEQGMDYEVSGERKGSYRETLEAAALAARQGTPPHLVQLFEVGSQLALDSGIFKPIGEVGGIDEDAYIEPVINYYTLDGQVNSIPFNSSSPIIYANQDLMSEAGLDPEDVPETFGEVLSACEAIDGAGLDANCLTFPLHSWMFEQWMSEQGALLANNGNGRDARATELLLDSEAALRIGQFMSDLAENGWYSYTGTLEDWGGSEAIFANQESVFFITSTADAGNITRAAADNGFAVKTGLLPIPDGVDRNGVVIGGASVWLTDGHPTEELEVARDFVLYMTNPENMVSWHKLTGYYPVVNASVDQLEQEGWFEEEPNFAVAFEQLLETNANQASAGAVLGSFLETRTIIGEALQRIYNGADVETAMQDANEEANARLAEYNANF